A single region of the Oncorhynchus kisutch isolate 150728-3 linkage group LG30, Okis_V2, whole genome shotgun sequence genome encodes:
- the LOC109874990 gene encoding endophilin-A2 isoform X2, translating into MSVAGFKKQFYKASQMVSEKVGGAEGTKLDEDFKDLEKRADVTSKAVVDVISKTSEYLQPNPASRAKLTMLNTVSKMRGQVKSPGYPQAEGLLGESMAKFGREIGEDTNFGGALVDVGESMKRLAEVKDSLDIDVKQNFIDPLQAVVDKDIKDIQHHLKKLEGRRLDYDYKKKRQGKIPDEELRSALEKFHESKEMAESSMHNLLETDVEQVSQMASLVESQLQYHKQAVQILEELTDKLRDRVNEAQSRPRREYTPKPKASFDYEEQEHSNGEYSPSANPTSYSSASEPCAKALYDFEPENEGELGFCEGDIIMLTNRIDENWLEGTIRGQSGFFPNNYVEVVVPL; encoded by the exons ATGGTCAGTGAGAAGGTCGGAGGTGCAGAGGGAACCAAGCTGGATGAAGACTTCAAAGATCTGGAGAAG AGGGCAGATGTGACCAGTAAAGCAGTGGTGGATGTCATCTCTAAAACATCGGAGTACCTGCAGCCCAACCCAGCGTCCAGGGCCAAGCTGACCATGCTGAACACGGTGTCTAAGATGCGGGGCCAGGTGAAGAGCCCTGGCTATCCCCAGGCTGAGGGGCTGCTGGGGGAGAGCATGGCCAAGTTCGGACGAGAGATTGGAGAGGACACCAACTTTG GTGGCGCCCTGGTGGATGTGGGCGAGTCCATGAAGAGGCTTGCTGAGGTCAAAGATTCCCTGGATATCGATGTCAAACAGAACTTTATCGATCCACTGCAGGCCGTCGTCGACAAGGACATCAAAGACATCCAG caCCATCTGAAGAAGTTGGAAGGCAGGCGTCTGGACTACGATTATAAGAAGAAACGCCAGGGGAAGATCCCAGACGAGGAGCTGAGATCAGCCCTGGAGAAGTTCCACGAGTCCAAAGAGATGGCAGAGAGCTCCATGCACAACCTGCTGGAGACTGAT GTAGAGCAGGTGAGTCAGATGGCTTCTCTGGTCGAGTCACAACTGCAATATCACAAACAGGCTGTGCAGATTCTGGAGGAGCTGACTGACAAACTCCGAGACAG GGTGAACGAGGCCCAGTCTCGCCCCAGGCGTGAGTACACTCCTAAACCCAAAGCCTCCTTTGACTACGAAGAGCAGGAGCATTCAAATGGAGAGTACTCCCCCTCTGCCAACCCCACTTCATACTCCTCAG CCTCTGAGCCGTGCGCTAAGGCCCTTTATGACTTCGAGCCAGAGAACGAGGGTGAGCTGGGCTTCTGCGAGGGCGACATCATCATGCTGACCAACCGCATCGACGAGAACTGGTTGGAGGGCACTATCCGCGGCCAATCAGGATTCTTCCCCAACAACTATGTGGAAGTGGTGGTGCCCCTGTAA
- the LOC109874990 gene encoding endophilin-A2 isoform X1, whose protein sequence is MSVAGFKKQFYKASQMVSEKVGGAEGTKLDEDFKDLEKRADVTSKAVVDVISKTSEYLQPNPASRAKLTMLNTVSKMRGQVKSPGYPQAEGLLGESMAKFGREIGEDTNFGGALVDVGESMKRLAEVKDSLDIDVKQNFIDPLQAVVDKDIKDIQHHLKKLEGRRLDYDYKKKRQGKIPDEELRSALEKFHESKEMAESSMHNLLETDVEQVSQMASLVESQLQYHKQAVQILEELTDKLRDRVNEAQSRPRREYTPKPKASFDYEEQEHSNGEYSPSANPTSYSSDVTSFHRTRSMKNSRHSSEPCAKALYDFEPENEGELGFCEGDIIMLTNRIDENWLEGTIRGQSGFFPNNYVEVVVPL, encoded by the exons ATGGTCAGTGAGAAGGTCGGAGGTGCAGAGGGAACCAAGCTGGATGAAGACTTCAAAGATCTGGAGAAG AGGGCAGATGTGACCAGTAAAGCAGTGGTGGATGTCATCTCTAAAACATCGGAGTACCTGCAGCCCAACCCAGCGTCCAGGGCCAAGCTGACCATGCTGAACACGGTGTCTAAGATGCGGGGCCAGGTGAAGAGCCCTGGCTATCCCCAGGCTGAGGGGCTGCTGGGGGAGAGCATGGCCAAGTTCGGACGAGAGATTGGAGAGGACACCAACTTTG GTGGCGCCCTGGTGGATGTGGGCGAGTCCATGAAGAGGCTTGCTGAGGTCAAAGATTCCCTGGATATCGATGTCAAACAGAACTTTATCGATCCACTGCAGGCCGTCGTCGACAAGGACATCAAAGACATCCAG caCCATCTGAAGAAGTTGGAAGGCAGGCGTCTGGACTACGATTATAAGAAGAAACGCCAGGGGAAGATCCCAGACGAGGAGCTGAGATCAGCCCTGGAGAAGTTCCACGAGTCCAAAGAGATGGCAGAGAGCTCCATGCACAACCTGCTGGAGACTGAT GTAGAGCAGGTGAGTCAGATGGCTTCTCTGGTCGAGTCACAACTGCAATATCACAAACAGGCTGTGCAGATTCTGGAGGAGCTGACTGACAAACTCCGAGACAG GGTGAACGAGGCCCAGTCTCGCCCCAGGCGTGAGTACACTCCTAAACCCAAAGCCTCCTTTGACTACGAAGAGCAGGAGCATTCAAATGGAGAGTACTCCCCCTCTGCCAACCCCACTTCATACTCCTCAG acGTCACGTCCTTCCACAGAACACGGTCCATGAAGAACAGTCGAcact CCTCTGAGCCGTGCGCTAAGGCCCTTTATGACTTCGAGCCAGAGAACGAGGGTGAGCTGGGCTTCTGCGAGGGCGACATCATCATGCTGACCAACCGCATCGACGAGAACTGGTTGGAGGGCACTATCCGCGGCCAATCAGGATTCTTCCCCAACAACTATGTGGAAGTGGTGGTGCCCCTGTAA